CACGGCCTCGCCGGTTGCTTCAACGGGCGGCGCCGCCTCGCGGGCTTTGAACTCCGTGATCCTGTGCTTCAGACACAGGTTTTCCAGCCGGCTCGTCAGGCGCTCGCCGATCTGGGAAAAGTAGCGGCGAATCCGGCCGCGCTCGATGGGCGTGGCATCGAGCAGCACGCGCATCTCGGCCGGAATGTCACTGCCGACGGCGATCACGCCGAGCCCGTACTGGTGGTCGAAGGCGAACGTCGGATAGTGGGCCTCGATCTCGTCCCACAATTGCCAGACGCCAAAGCCCGGAAGCCGTGCGCGGATGTCGTGCATCAGCACCACGCCGCGAGGACTCATCTTGGGGCGCCAGGTGTCGAAATCCTCTTTCACGGCGTCGTAGGAGTGAAAGCCGTCGATGTGCAATAGGTCGATCGTGCCGTCGCCGAAGCGGTGCACGGCGTCGCAGAACTTACTTTGTATCAGGGACGAGAATCGGCCGTAGAGCGGATCATGATGTTGCTTCAAGTCGTTCAGCACGACCGGGTCCATGAAGCCGGCGTGCTCATCCCCTTCCCACGTATCCACGCCGTACGCACGGGCGTCGATACCCAACTGATCGATCGCCTGGCAAAACGAGCAGTACGACACGCCCAGATGAACGCCCAACTCGACCACCAGGTTTGGCCGGGTCATCTCGACAATCGCCATGCCGAAGGGGACGTGTTCCAGCCAGGCGGAATGGACCAACCGCTGCGGCATCACGAGCGCCGCTTGATAGTCGAGAGGATTGAACATGGTTTATCCTTTTGCACGTGTCAGCAAAACCCGAACCGGATTCCCAATTCGCGAGCGGTGCGGACCATTGCGGCGCGCAATCCCCGATCGCGTAGATATTGCCATGCCCGCGGCACAAGCGCCGTAGTCCTGGCGTGCTCTTGCATCTGCTCCTCGAGCGCCGCCGCCGTCGGCCGATCGACCGCGGCCAGGATCGCCAGCTGTTTTTGCTTGGCGACCTGGTAGTAAGCGTGGAACTTCGCGGTGCGCTCGCGCTCGAGTCGCGCGTCGGCGGGCACGCGATAGCCGGACGTCGTTTTGTCGACGAAGACGAATTCCGCGTCGAGCGAGTACCGCGTCCACAGGTTCCAATCTTCGAGCAGTTCGAGCGATTCGTCGAAACCGCCGTGCCGCTCGTAAAGCCGGCGATCGAACAAGATCGATTGGATCGGGATGTAATTCCGCTGCCAGAGCAACCCGCGGCAAAACGGCTGCCGGTAAATCGTGCGCCGCGAGCGCTCTTCGTACACGAGCGGTTCGGCCGATTCCGTTTGCGTGGCAATTTCCCACGCCGCTGCGTAGGCCGCCGCGCAGTTTGGACTGTCGAGCAGTTGCGCCACGAGCGTTTCGACATGGTCGGCAAAAAAGTAGTCGTCGTCGTCGAGGAAGCCCAGATATGCCCCGCGCGCGACATCCAGGCCCGCGTTCCCCGCGCGGCATCTTCCGGCCCTGGGCGACAACACGTAGCGAATCGCGAAAGTGGTCTTTGCTTCGCATTCGCGCAGAAACTCGGCCGCGAAGCCCGTCTCGCCATCTTCAACGACGACGAGCTCGATGCGCGGATACGTCTGGTTCAGCACGCTCGCCACGGCTTCGCGCAGATATCCCAGCCGGCCTGCGTACGTGCGGACGACAATCGACACAAGTGGCGAGTCGGTCCGCTGCGAACGCTTTTGTTCGAGAGCAAACCGATCGCGGGCAATCTCGTATCCCACGCCACGAAATGGAAATGCAGCCGCCGATGGCCGCCGGTTGCGCACGAAGGCAGGCGCCAGCCGCAGGAACTTCGGAACCAGCTTGAGCAACGCCCAGGCGTACCGCGGATGGAACAACACGATCCACCACCGCGAAAAGTAAACGAGCGGAATGCGCAGGCGCTCACGCCATCCGCCGAAGCGCAAGCGCAAAAGCATGTTCGCCAGCGAGATGCCGAGGAACTCGGTCTCCCGCGGCTCGCCCGGCGTGTGACCATAGTGCCAACACACGGCCCGTGGCGAATAGAGCAATCGATAGCCGCACGCGCGTAGGCGGTACGACAGATCGACGTCCTCGCCGTACATGAACAACTTTTCGTCGTAGCCGGCTACTTGCCGTAGCGCCGTCGTACGCAACAGCACGCACGCGCTCGAACACCAGGTCGTTTCCAGCGTCGCGGGATGATAATACTTCGGATGCTCGTACGGTTTCTGCCGGCACTCCCAACTGGCAACATCGCTCGGGCTGTGTGCTGCCTGATCGACCAGTCGCACCAGCGTTTCGCGCTCGAATTCCAGATCGACGTTCGTGACCAGGAAATAGTCCGCCGCCGCCGATCGCAGGTTCGCGTTGTGCCCGGCCCCGAACCCGCGATTCGCCTGCCGCGTCACAACTACGCCAGCGAACTTGGCGCCGTGCTGCCGCGCGAATTCCTGTAGCACCTCGTGCGAGCCATCGCACGAACTATTGTCGGTCGCCAGCACGCGGATCCGGCTCGCCGGGTAATCCTGCGCGAGCAGGCTGTTGAAGAATTTCGGCAGCCAGCCACTCGAGTTGTATGTGACCAGCGAGACGTCCAACAGCGGCCATGCCTGCACGTCGACCGCCGCAACTTTCTGCTGCCCGGCTGACGCCACACTTGGGTTCGCTGGCGCAACATATGGACTGCCGGGTAGGGCCGGTGTCGCTGCATCAAGGTTTGTTGAAGTCGAGAAAATTCGCATCGTCATCTCACGCAGCCACCCGAGCCACCATGGCGCCAGGCGTAGCATAGAGCCGATTGCTTCTCACTTGCTCGACAAAGCGGGCCCAGTTGCGGTGCCGAGCGATGTATTCCGGACCCAAGCGGCGCAGCTCCTTGACGCGGTCGCGATTCTGGCACAGCTCGTCGAGCACTCGCGCGTACTCGTCGACCGCCTCGGTCCCGCTGACAAGATACCCGTTGTCGCCCGAGAGCAGTTCCGAAATTCCTCCCACGTCCGGCGCCACACACACCAGTCCGGCTCCCATGGCTTCCATCAACACGTTGGGCAAGCCGTCCCAGGCGGTTGTATACAGAAACGCGTCGAATTGCTCTGTCGCCAGAGAACCGAAACCGTCGTACTCACCGTGATACGTCACGTGCGGACAAGCGCGCAACCGCGCCGGATAGCGATTCGCTTCGAGCGCCGGCGCCCCGAAAATATGAAAATCGATCGGCAGCGTTCGACACGCTTCGATGATGCGTAACAGCACGTCGGGACGCTTTTGCCGATCCAACCGGCTGGCCCAAAGCACCTGCAGTCGATCGACTGAGGCCGGCGTCCGCGGCCGCACCGTGACCCGCGTCGGAAAATCGAGCACCTGGAAGCGGGCGCGTTCGAAGTCGTACGTCTCAACTAACTCGTCGACGAAACGACGGTTGTCGCAGAACACGCCCGTCAGGTGCGGAAAGATCGCGGGCAGGTACTCGAACGCGTAACCGCCGTACCCCTCGACCGAATAATCGGGGCACCACATCGATGCGAACAGGCGCGCCATCGACATTAGCGCCGCGCCGTGCCGCGCGTACAATTTCAGCCCCAACGCCGAGTTAATGCAATGCACGTGACTGGGGTTACGCTGCACGAGCAATCGAGAGAGGACCTGCAATCGCGCCTCGTCGGTCAGGTGCGCGGCCAGCTTGCCGAACTCCAGCACCGCGGTCCGCGGCGGCAATTCCGAAAGCCAGGGCGAATCGCACGCCTCGGTGGTCAGACACAGTTGGCGGTCGCATCCCAATTCGGCCAAGGCGCGCATCTGATGCAGCACCACCAGGTCCGACCCGCCGCGTTTCATCCAGGGAAGCAAGAAAACATGTGTGCGATCGGGTTGCCACAGCCCGGTCGCCTGCCGATACACATGTGCCGCGGCCGACAAGGTCGGCCGGTGCCGCGAAATGGCCGCGCCGCGATCGGCCGTGGGCCGCAGCGCCGGCTCGATTTCGTGTTGGGCCCGCCACTCAGCGACAAGCCAATCGGGCAAGGGCGTGCCGATGTTATCGCGGCACGCTAA
Above is a window of Pirellulales bacterium DNA encoding:
- a CDS encoding glycosyltransferase family 2 protein, with protein sequence MASAGQQKVAAVDVQAWPLLDVSLVTYNSSGWLPKFFNSLLAQDYPASRIRVLATDNSSCDGSHEVLQEFARQHGAKFAGVVVTRQANRGFGAGHNANLRSAAADYFLVTNVDLEFERETLVRLVDQAAHSPSDVASWECRQKPYEHPKYYHPATLETTWCSSACVLLRTTALRQVAGYDEKLFMYGEDVDLSYRLRACGYRLLYSPRAVCWHYGHTPGEPRETEFLGISLANMLLRLRFGGWRERLRIPLVYFSRWWIVLFHPRYAWALLKLVPKFLRLAPAFVRNRRPSAAAFPFRGVGYEIARDRFALEQKRSQRTDSPLVSIVVRTYAGRLGYLREAVASVLNQTYPRIELVVVEDGETGFAAEFLRECEAKTTFAIRYVLSPRAGRCRAGNAGLDVARGAYLGFLDDDDYFFADHVETLVAQLLDSPNCAAAYAAAWEIATQTESAEPLVYEERSRRTIYRQPFCRGLLWQRNYIPIQSILFDRRLYERHGGFDESLELLEDWNLWTRYSLDAEFVFVDKTTSGYRVPADARLERERTAKFHAYYQVAKQKQLAILAAVDRPTAAALEEQMQEHARTTALVPRAWQYLRDRGLRAAMVRTARELGIRFGFC
- a CDS encoding class I SAM-dependent methyltransferase, with amino-acid sequence MFNPLDYQAALVMPQRLVHSAWLEHVPFGMAIVEMTRPNLVVELGVHLGVSYCSFCQAIDQLGIDARAYGVDTWEGDEHAGFMDPVVLNDLKQHHDPLYGRFSSLIQSKFCDAVHRFGDGTIDLLHIDGFHSYDAVKEDFDTWRPKMSPRGVVLMHDIRARLPGFGVWQLWDEIEAHYPTFAFDHQYGLGVIAVGSDIPAEMRVLLDATPIERGRIRRYFSQIGERLTSRLENLCLKHRITEFKAREAAPPVEATGEAVA
- a CDS encoding glycosyltransferase, producing MTTIEGSISVVITAHDEGKLAHRSVRGALRSVRAAQRLCGAELRIELIAVLDAPTADTVAYFDRHAAHFSRIHRVAFKDRGLARNYGVERAAGRYIAFLTATDLVSENWLAAAHEQARSAGEERAVYHPQFSLLFGQHPKLIEHLDQRHPGFETWNLFSDACWTGLSFATRELLLEVPYAPAPAADGWGHADWHWNCEAIAAGATHQVVPGTVHFLRGRDDASQQGRAPDAARLMPPTRLWDLHDEADSSSRIATASQSKSKRSDRWTNLGSKMETLLRAQLYDRPRLRAAVRRINSAARAFNAARTTLACRDNIGTPLPDWLVAEWRAQHEIEPALRPTADRGAAISRHRPTLSAAAHVYRQATGLWQPDRTHVFLLPWMKRGGSDLVVLHQMRALAELGCDRQLCLTTEACDSPWLSELPPRTAVLEFGKLAAHLTDEARLQVLSRLLVQRNPSHVHCINSALGLKLYARHGAALMSMARLFASMWCPDYSVEGYGGYAFEYLPAIFPHLTGVFCDNRRFVDELVETYDFERARFQVLDFPTRVTVRPRTPASVDRLQVLWASRLDRQKRPDVLLRIIEACRTLPIDFHIFGAPALEANRYPARLRACPHVTYHGEYDGFGSLATEQFDAFLYTTAWDGLPNVLMEAMGAGLVCVAPDVGGISELLSGDNGYLVSGTEAVDEYARVLDELCQNRDRVKELRRLGPEYIARHRNWARFVEQVRSNRLYATPGAMVARVAA